GGTAACGCTGCaacggtgccggtgccggtgcctaGTAAATCAGCAGCATATTGTTTTTTATCGACAGGTGTCAGGGACATGGGGTGCACAGGCACCATGCACTACCGGAAAAACGTCCTTTGCCGAGATCCTAGATTTTTGCCTAGAGCAAAAacgcgggctctcggcaaagaaaacgtttgccgagagcggctctcggcaaacaccgGCCGTCGGCAAGTGACAGGATCGCCGTGGGCCTACCTCTCGGCAAGCAACAGCTCTCGGCGAAGTGGGctgttttgccgagagccgcactcggcaaaaaatgctCGTCGGCAAAACGGTCCTTTGCCGTAGGCCACGCTCTCGGCAAAATCAGGCTCTCGACAAAACATTGCCGCGGGCCCATAGCCGTGACTTGCCCTGACGgcgtcaccgctttgccgagagcccctccgttactgctctcggcaaacctctttgccgagcgccgctctcggcaaatatttgccgagagcccctcccaggctctcggcaaatgtggtttctatatttcatgtgcatgtgtttctcttctcctaactctctccaattaaattattttttctttcatatgctccaaacttttttctctatagacatactacaggttgtactcaatattaaaattttgtgtatttttgtaattatttgctatatataattaattaattgcatttcaaggagtttttttaatcgattaaaatttgaacaacgattgatttaaacacgggaaaaaattaagtagaaaatgatattcatgctatttatgcattattgagggcaaataacatcttgttgacgtttttttcacctttcattttacgaatcgaagaccacgaacatatgtcgcccaacgatttaaaaattcttaaaaaaggaaacgaagtcggaaaattgtgatatttgcaatgaagtcatggtatcacacttggaggctgtggtaaaaaattgaaaatgtttcgcacaagtggttgcgtatgattcttacaatctgagacatctccgaataagtttcataaagttgagaAAGAGTCATtaggattttcaaacaatgtcacggtcgaattagttttggagttccaaactttttgtatagccattaGAGAGCATAAATTGTAACACGACAATATTTCGTATTTTTCCGAAGCCGTTTCctgtttattaattttttttggatattatttgccgagagcttcaggggattgctctcggcaaaggctctttgccgagagcaactagGCCCGCTCTCGGCacagatttctttttttttacctggcctggatcaatggtttgccgagagctactttcggcaaataataatttttattttttttatattttttgtgcagttagctagttaaaaaattcgaacgaaatttgaaaaaaaaaactttaccgagagccggatctgggggctctcggcaaagggggaaggtttgccgagagcctcccagatctggctctcggcaaagtgaatTCACCACTTAAACATTTCGACGCAGCCCCGCAAGCCGTGCAAGGTGAACCGTTTCGGCcgcagccccgccgccgccgcagcccgccACGCCCGTCCGcgagcgctgccgccgccgctccgcccaagcctcgccgccgccgcagcccggcCAGCCCGCCCCATCCCGCCACGTCCGCCCGCacgcgccggcggcggccgccggcccGCCCCAGCCTCGCCACGCACGGCCGCCGGCGTCTCGCCCCCGCACGCCAACGACGTCATTCGTCCCGCCCCCGCAAGCAGAGGAGCGAGGAGGAGTGGCGCGCTATCCTCTCCCCCAAGCAGAGGAGCGAGGAGGAGAGGCACCAACATCTTCAAGCGTGGCTGCAGAGGATATAGGTCTGATCCACAGTACTCTCTCAGGCGAATGCTAGCTTCGTTAAAATTTCTTTGAAATTCCCTGTCAAAATTCAATTATACATTGTTCCTGTGATTAGAACCCACATAAGAACTCTTTGTAGACAAAAGATTGCAGCCTTGTCACAACATCTTTCGTGCTCAAGATTTACATTTCTGAAAATTCAGGAGACATCTGAATAGTCAGCCTTGTCACAACATTCACTCTTAAATCTTAATCCATATTTGCTGACCCCTACTCAAACACAGAAATCTGCATGAGGCATAATAATTTATGATTTTAGTTCCAGGAGCCATCAGGAGAATAAAAATGTTCAGTTGATAGTGCAAATGAAATACTAGGATGGATTTCAGTGCACGGAAAGGTTTGTGGTGCATGCAGCTTAATCTGCTTGTTTCGAGTTTAATTGATTCTAGTAACATGAAACTTAGCCAGAATGGGCCAGAATCGGCTAGAGGGCCGCGAACCGGACAGTTAGGTGACGTTAGAATGGGCCAGAAAAAAAAGCCAAGACTAAAAAAGAGGCAGAAAATTTGCCTCCTTATTATTACTTATTAGGTAGGTATAGATTATTGCTCGCGACGTTTTTTTCAAGTTCAGCTCTATCCACTATAGCAGACGTGGCTTATGACTAGAATTGAAGCGAAAAAAAATTACAATGGCATGGGCTTATGACTCCGTTTCAGTAAACTAGGTACCAGACGTGGTTATAACTAAGGATGCAAATGGATACCAAATAGGCCATAGTGTTTTGTACGTCAGCTAATCTGGTACATTTCTGCTCTCAAGTGAAGGTGAATTACGATAGGGTCTATCTTTGGTTTTACTTACCACGTAATTAAAGAGACGTACGGAGCATCTGATCTATCGGTTGTGGCTCTAAATCGTATGTCGTTTTAGATTTTCTAGGTAACTTTTCTTATACATCAGTATACACGATATTTAGAAACGTTGTAAAAATCTATATAAATGACAAatcgacttacaatttggaatacaGATTGACTTAACCGGAGCtatgaaatggaagtagacaatgaaatggatGTTAATGTGGACGAGGGGGATGAGGTGGAAAATGCGAAGGACTTGGGGCGTTACTTGAAGGATTACATATTGGCAATGGCAATGATGACATAGTTGCTCCTTTGGAAAGTGTTGAACATTTCGACAGGgctgatagtgataatgagagctatgatctagctaatcccgatgggatgattatttctaatacatgtaatattatgttattttttaattatgctttatttattttgcatctctttataataaTGTCTTGTTTATGATCCATCTAATCCGATCTTATTGTTTATGTCTTGTAGGTGATTGTGCAAAGATGGCGGGCCGTAGAGCTTTGCGGGCGGTCAGGTCGCTTTACGACACGGGGGGCAGTACACCAGGGCCCTCAGGTGAAGCTGGGGGGTCGGCACCAcctcaggggaggaggaggagggcggccggGAGGAGGCCTAGGGCGCCACCGCCTCAGCCTGCAGCAGCAGAGCCCGAggaggagcgggaggaagagCAGGTGGACGAGCAGGCTCAGCAGGGAGAGGACGAGCTGCAGGCCGAGCAGGAGGCCGAGCAGCTGGACGAGCAGGAGGAGCGGGAGGACGAGCAGGAGGCCGAGGCAGGCGGTTCCAGTTCCACCGGAACCTCAGGTGTCTACCAACGAGGTCCGGCGAGCCTACCTGAGCGGCCGATACCTGAGGCTCTACGCCCGGTCATTTGACCCGTTGGGCAAAAGTACGTAACTTTTACATTTTTTCGCTCCTAcatatgatagaatcacaaaggAAACTAACagttttttcttaatcactttcGCAGGTCTTGGAAGGTCGTGGTCCCAGGTGCTCACAAAAGGTTGcccaatggcatcctgggtcttctctgCAGGGAACACTTCCCAGGCTTGGTTCGCTACGCCGAAGCTctggagccggcctacacgtacgAGCACTACGTCGCCGCCCCTGATGCGGAGGACGAGACGGGCCGCACGTACGAAAGCGTGGGGAGCGGGTTATGtgcgagttttgggtaagtcttcctcccactactttgctcaatacattgcattcgctagagtttcttgaaccagtgtattgatacatcttttctatatgcaggacttcttcaaatGCGCCGAGGGCTACGAGGCGAGGGCGGCCAAGGCGGCGGCCAAATCTTTTAGAGGTCGCATCtcagacatgcattacgaggcgcggcTCCAGGCCATCATCGATTACTGTGCCGTCTACGAGCATCGCAAGGTAaagaaagaagatgcaagattaatgcatctgaccaaagagcagtacctgaaggtaaatatacaacatcaatattgatttcttctgagattggGTAGGCTTGAATTGTTCTTATATCTGTCAATGTACTTGATGTCGTACAGCTGCCTCCTAGCTGGTGCGCCAATAAAACGCGGGCCTGGCAGATGATGGTCGACAGGTGGGTGAGTGGCAATTGGGCGGATAACCACATCGTCCTCCGGGAACGAcgtttgctgatgccaggtgtatcacaccaccagggcaaccttaacatccacgaattcggggctagatgggtacgtgacttggtgtagcttcatttattctttcagacgtttattcctgcatgatttataatcgtcttgttgtttttctcgcagtcggctgcacatcaaaaccagccatgcggagagctcaagtcatgggttctggcccacaagggcaaggcgacagacaACATCAACTGGAACCCGGACGACCCAGCCGAGTCGTTCACCAACGAGAGCATCCCTGAGCGCATCAGTCAGTACACCGAGGCGGCAAGGGGAGTCCATGGGGCAGACTGGGATCCGCACACCGCGGACATTGACGGcgacatcgtcatgagggtgggaggaggcaagaagcatgggtggtacCTCATCGGCAATAGCACGCTCGACCCGCACaccactcccactctctcacaggtccggacaagcagcacgagtggtagcgtgcccatacgcccaaggcaggacacttcgacgcatcgtgtggcagcactataggttatttctgttttattcgtcgttcattggttttacatTCCTCGAAATTGCTTGTAACAATGCGGTGAAAAATTATAGGCTCAGGTGCATGTGCTCGAGGAGCATAAGGCTAGGGTGGAGGAAGAGCGACAGAGGGAGCGGGAGGCTGAGCGATAGAGGTGGGAGGCCGAGTGGGCGAGGTTTGACGCCTTGGCTCAGTACGTGGCAAGTCTTGGCGTCACGATGGGTCGTCCAGCGCACTAGAGCTGTTCTCTCCTCCATTACCCATACCCACCTTACTCATACGTGagttcaacttctctaacaaaagctctttactgtacctgttggccatcgtgccgttgatgtgatgggaggccttcgtgccgttgatatatatgtgtgccggccatcgtgccgttgatatgtggtgggcggccatcgtgccgttggttttttttgcaggttttggaaacctcaccatgcaggagaggtgctgccgaaattttgatgtgtctaggcttagattacaattttatacctagttctgcaaattttgacttgtctacgcttagattacaattatatgccttattattactattattactaatttttcttctcctttgtgcagaatcaatcggcgggttcgaatgatgtgcctgagcagccgtcgtcgggagggtcgtggcaccaaccgtatccacaacttccgccgcatcagcagccgtcaggagggtcggggtaccagccgtatccacaccttccgccgcagcagcagccgccgtcaGGAGAGTGGGAGCCTTGGGGGTGAGCCTGTTGTTCTTCATCATGTATTAGCACTTTGTGACATGAACTTGTGTGAGATGAACTTAGCACTTTGAGATGGACATGTGTCGTTGGATTTGAGATGTTTAGATGGATTATAATGTGAGACatgatgtggatgacatatttgtgatatatgtgatgtggatgatgtgttatatttgtgaaatatgtgttgttgaagctggaaatataaacaaaaataaaaaaatgctctcaaaaataaaaaaaaatgctctctggactctttgccgagagtagggctctcggcaaatctgcctctttgccgagagcttggtggtcggctctcggcaaacctataTTTTTTTTGAACACCACCTCTGCCGCAAATCTTTTTTTtaacaattctttgccgacggtcgctctcggcaaagaagttctttgccgacggtcgctctcggTAAAGAAGCTGTCACACCGTTAGCGGTCGTTTGGTCGTTACTAAGGCGCgccagtttgccgagagctagagtttgccgagagccttgacattactctcggtaaatattttgccgagaggggctctcggcaaagaatcctttgccggtagatgttttgccgacggttctttgccgagagctgatttcggcaaatagtttgccgagcgtcaactcgtctttgccgagagcttcgggctctcggcaaaggccgggAGTTCGGTAGTGATGCAGGGTGCACCAAAATTTTGTTAGTTAGTTGACTAATGCTGATCATATAACAGAAGGAAATTGCGTGTTGTTTGAGTGGTGCACCACCTTCATTTTGATGCTAATACGAGATTATTGCTGGATCCAGCAAAGACAAATTCCAAGACGACAAAATTGACAGCATCAGATAGAGCTAACTAAGAATTGATTATGCTTTGCTAGCATGTGTATGCATTTTAGCTAGAGCTTTTTTCGAACTGTAAATTGATATGGGGTCCATGCATCAGTCACAATTAGTTGTGTGATTTAGGGCGCCCATTAGGTGGAGTCAACTAGTGAAGGTGCTGTGTCTCGGTGCTACCTTCCCTATCGTGATTTCATTGAAGTTAATTACTCCCTGAGGAAGCATGTCCGATGATGGGACTGCGCAATTTGTATTGAAATGAACCAATTTCCTTTAAATTCAAAAGAACTTCAACTAATTTCTATTGGTTTGTTATCCCATAGCTATACCTGCTAGAGTGCTAGTACACAGAAACTCAGGCCAGTAGTATATTCACTAGTATTTAACTTTGAGAACCTTTGCAAGAGCAGTCTCAACCCATGATATCTATAAACAGTATCTATGCTGTCATATCATCCTGAGGCATGAAAGATTTTTCTGTGACAAGTGTATCATATATAATAGGTTATACTATTCAGCTAGCGGGCTGCAACGGGTACGTGCTTTTTTTCCCGAGAAAACTACGGTAGGCGATTGCCAACCTACACTTGTCATTAATAATGTGTGGCAAATctattttttctcgaatacgcaaaagctttgcgtatcattgtattaggtAGAATTTAGGTAAACATACAACGCCCTTGTATCGAGCGCTGCAAGAGGTTAACCTAACACAGCCGTAGCCGGACCGTCCTAGCAAAAGACCCCTAGACTCGATATTACATTAAAGGAAGCAACCAATACCTACACAACGGTGCGACCTAGGAGGTGACCTTACGTCTTCGCGACTGCCTGGATACAGCTGGGAAGAGCTCGTCAAGCGCTTCGGCCTCGGACGCAGTCAGGTCGCCGCCGAAGAGCTTCTCATAGGCCTCCAGCTCCGACACGGATGGCGCTGATGGACCCTTAGTGAAGCTCATATGCTGCATGATCAGCACCTCACCTCGCTTGGAAGCAGGTACTCGAGAGAGGGGCTGAGCCTCCAACCGCCTGCTCCGCCGTGGGATCATTGGCTTAGAGGCTGCATTGGAGGCTCACGAATCAGTGGAGAGTCCCTCTTACGCGTCACTTCGTTGATGAAGCTATCGAGGCGGCGTTTGGCGGAGTCGTCGTCCTCCAGCTAGGTGGCCGCCACTACCGGGGCCTCATCTTGTGGTTGGGGGACCACCGGTGGTGACAACAGTCGCTCAAGAAAAGGCCAAGCGACGATCCGACTGCTGGCGAGCGAGGCAGCGAACTCCTCCAACATTGGGTCCTCCGTGATGTCGCGACCATGCGTAGCGTCCGGGTACAGCGTCAGCGTCAACGGGTCAGGCTGGACAATGCCTGTCTCGCTGGACAGCTCACCGTGCCCAGGATGAGCTTCAGCAGCAATCGAGGTGAAGGCCGGTGCTGTCAGAGCGGCCCTGCTGACTGCCTATGACGCCTCTGTCTTCGGCGCCGCCTCCGCCTTCGGCGCCGGCGACCGCCAATGGCAGGAATGGCGCTGCCGACTTGACCCCACCAGAGTCTTGCGAACCATCATGGTCCGCCGGCCCAGTGGAGCATGCGTTATGGGTGCCACGAAGAGGGCGTTGCGGCTGGCGACCCATGGCTCTTGCATCGCCCGAGCTCCGAGAGCCCAATCACCTTGGCCGCTTGCAGTCGCGCGCAATGTGTCGAAATCCCCTGCACCGCAGACATCGTTGAGGCAGCTTGCAGGTTGCCACCCGATGTGCGGAGAAGAGGCAATTGAGGCACTTGCCGAGAACATCTGTCGGGATACGCCTCGGTGGTCGACGACTCGCTGGCTGGCCTCCGCCTGCTGGCCCTCGTGGCTCAGGCAAGGAGGCCGCAGGTCGCGTCTCCTGCCGGTGGCAAATCTATGGATTACAAAGAAATTGCGAGCACAACGCAACAGATACATGGAACACAACAAAGAGACAAGAGGAAGAAAGCAACTCTCATACACACACAACTCGTGGACAAAGACCTAAGACTTGCACAGGTGAGAGCAAGATCCACCATCATTCTCCACGAAGCATGTTGCTTGCCTGCTTCACAAAGACCATTATGCCACCCCACAAACCCTCGTAGCTACGCCTCTAGCTCGGCTGCTGCCCTCCAACTCCACATCAGAATTTATCTCTATTAAGCCACGAGGGCCCGCCACAACTGCAAAGGGACTAAGAGTGGGAGGAGCACACCAACCAGAATTTCACCGGACACGCCGATCTCCCTTCGAGCTGGCAGCATCATTTGTAGAGCATCTGGGCCTCCACCTACCGCCGTCCAACGCCCTTAGCTTCAACGGAAGGGAGCCTCAAAAGCCTCGAAGGAGGAAAGTCAGAAGCAATGGCGCTCCTGCCAAAGAACACAGCTTTTTTTTGTCGACTTTTTTTTGTCAGCCGAGAGAGAGCAACGCGGAGGGGTACGCAGAgggaattaaaaaaaaaaccgTATTTGGGGAGCATGCTTTGTTGCGGTTGATGCAAATCATTATTTTCTTTCAATGCCATCTTGCAATTTTAGCTTGGGGCTATATACGTGATTGCTTTGGTTTACACAGGCGCCCCAATTCCTATGGAGAATCTTGGGAAACTTTGTTGCCTATGCATGTTTCTCGTTTAGTTGTCCGAACGGCCGTGGACTTCGTATCAGCCGACTAAAATTTCGGCTTTCCGTAAAACGTAAGTTATTCTCTGTTAAAAAAATAAGAGTTAAATGCACAAGAGATCCATTAACTTAACTTGATAGGAGGTttcagttaggtccatcaacttttaaagtgGCTTTTTCGGTCCATAAACTTAGTATGgtgtatcacttaggtccatagcTGTCCACATTGGCTTCTCGTGCTGATGTGGCATGATGTCGTGGCCATGCGGGCGCGCAGGCAGGTGCCGCCGCCCAGCCACACGGGCGCGAAAACAGGCCAGCCGCAGCCCTGCGGGCGTGCGAGCAGAAGCCGATGCCGTCACCGTGGGCGCGCAAGCAGGCGCGCCGCAGCCCCACAGGCGCACGGGCGAGCCGCCACTGCGGGCGTGCGAGGAggtgccgtcgccgccgctgtgGGCTCGGGCGAGCTGCTGCCGCGGCCACACAGGCGCGCGAGCAGGTCGTCTTCCGCGGCGCCCACCGTTGATGTTGTCGTTCCCCTCCCTATCTTCATCGTGCAGCGCACCCACCGGGGATGGAGCTCGCACCGGCGAGGATGGCCTGCGCGCTCACTAGAGAGGAGCTCGCGGCGGCGAGGGGCCTGCAGGCCGCCCGCGCAGTTGAGCTCGGGCCCGCGACGGTGCCCTTGGCAGAGCACAGGGGCACCGGAGGAAGCTGTTGGAGTTGGCCGGCGGCCGGCCATGAAGGAGGGGACGAAGCGCCGCCGGAGGAAGCCACCGGAGAGGAGCTCACGCATTGGGTGGATCTACGGGTCAACGCTCGCGCCTCCTACGTGCTCGCCGGCGGTGGTGGCCTACGCGGCGGCGGCCAGTCGGGCGAGGCCCGCGCCCGCGAGCTCGCACGCGGCCGGCGGCAGTATGCGCCGCGGCTGCAGCCCGAGCCCGAACGGTGAGCGAGGGGAGAAGAACAGGGTGTCAGGAAGGGACACGTGGGGCCACCACCGGTTGTCGGCGTGCGCAGGATCTGCCGGCCGCGAGCGCCACCACCGGCACGGGCTCTGCCGCCGCGCTAGCCTCGACCGAGGTGGGCTCCCAAGAGGGCGTCCACGGGTGGCCGGAGACGCTGTTGCTCCCAGCCGACTCCTGAGGCTCGGTTTCCGCGTGGACGTCCCGCACCGGCAGCAGGTGCTTGCGCGCGGCGCTCGGCTCGACGAAGTCGTCGCTGCCGACCGGCGCGTTGACGGGCCTTTGTCGTCGACCATGGCCTCGACGATGGAGCAGGCCTTGGCGACGCACGCCGGTAGCGAGAAGGACGGCGTCGCCGGTGTGACCGCGGAGGGAGCTGCGGAGGTGGATTGCTGGTGGTAGTTGTGGATCTCCTCGAGCAGCTGGGTGGTGTACGAGCCGGGGTTGCGCCTGTACGGAGACTGTTCGTTCTTCCTGGACGAGCTCTGGCTGAGCACCGGCATCGGCCCCACCGCTGGACACGATCTTCCCGGGCTGCTGCCTCACGCGGTCTCCGCAGCCGGAGCCCGCCGTGGCCACAGAGGCCGCAACGCCATCCGCGCGTCTCCCGGGCGACCGGCTGGCCCTCCGGCTCCCGCTCCCGCCGCCGCTCCTCTCCTGGTGGCCCGACCGCTTCCGCTGCGATGAGCCCCGGTGCGGCAATGGCTTGGACACGGCCGATGCGCCCTGTCTGTCCCAGTCGCACTCCTCGTCCCTAGCCTCCTGGTCGAAGTCGTAGCTGTGCTTGGACCCCGAGTGTCTCCTGCGGTgtccgtcgccgccgtcgtctcCCACCTCGCCGGATGACGCCACCCTTCCGGCCCCGGACGAGCTCCTGCTGAGCCGGCCGCACTAGATCAGGATCGCGTCCACCTCCTCCTTGGTGCAGCTGGAGGTGCGCACCGGCGCCGAGGGCACCAGCACCACCGGCAGCTGATTCGGTGCCGCCGGCTCTTGCGACCCCGACGACCGCTTCTTCGGATCCTCCCCGGGCGCCGTGGTGGCATCCTTGGCCAACGACCCCGGCCTCACGACGAACACCGCCGCCTTGTTTGCCATCGCCTGGGGGCGCAGCCAAGCCTCGAGCACTCCGTACCTCGCCCGCGTGCCCGCGGCAGGCTTGTTCGCGCGcccgcagtggcggcggcggcacctgCTCGCACGCCCACAGGATGTTTGACGAAATGAAGCGTCAATAGTTGCTTTTGAAGGACAAGTCAGCAGGCCACGTCAGCACGAGAAGCCAATGTGGACAGCTGTGGACCTAAGTGATACACCATACTAAGTTTATGGACGCAAAaagccactttgaaagttgatggacctaactgaaacctccttacaagttaatggatctctggtgcatttaactcaaaaAATAATTTCTAATTTTTTAGGGACATCAACTTGTTTAGGTGCAAATTttgctattactaattagagcCTCGTTTTAGAACCTCTACAGTACATTAATCCTCACGAGATGCGCTAAAAAATATATCATAGAAATTCTCATAAAAATTAGAAACATCTGGCCATCGATCTGATAGATTCTAATAATTTGTCCATTGGATCTATAATGTTTTctaaaaattacccacctctaccATTATAAAAATAGCCTAAAGGAACCCCTAATTTAGTATCTAAACTACCCACCTCTGTCATTATAAAAACTAACTTAAATTAACACCTAGTcttcatctaaattacccacgtATGTCGGTACAAAAAATAATATCTAAATAAGCATCTAATTCATCTacatatgcattataaaaaaaaatatccCAAAGCACAATAATTTATGCTTCTAAATTACCTATTTCTGTCATTGTTAATATAAAAATACTAACCTAATGTATACATGCATTATGTTTGTTCACCATGCaaaatatgtatatatgtatgcagAAAGCAATGAGAATACCGATTTTCATGTTaaacacatagttcaaactaagaGTTCAATTAAACATATGTCAAATATATATGGAGATGCGATGCAAAATTTAATATGGATGAAAAGGTGTACAAAATAATTGCTAACTAAAGTCTACCACAACCAGATAAGATAAGACATATCTATATGAATATTATATTAAAATATTTAATAAATGAGAGAGAATAAGATAAATACTTTTGATTATTATCTATGGTCATATTTTTCGTGAATTTTTAATACTAATGTCTATTAAAATTATTAGCCCGTGTGGAGCACGGGTTGATAGACTACTAATGCTATTTTTTAATAATGGAATAGTATTTTGGTTTCAACCTCCCCAAGCAAGGAGGACGCAAACGATGCTCATATCATTGTTTATAATTTTTGGGGTGTCACAGCTCAGATGGGCACGGCCGGGCTAGGCCTAGACAAAACAAGCATTAATCATTAACAAAattatttagttaattaagttTACTTTAGAATTCGTGCGTTTTATAAAAGGATTCCAAGGAGCACTTCTCTTACAACAATATTCATCTCGTatgaggaggtagggttacaaaggTCTCTTACTATCTCTGCTTTATGCTACAAATACAATTCCATGCTCAACCTTTCACGTACATGTTTTGGACACGAATTTTAACAAAAGCATGGCATCCATTGAACATGATGGGCGCCGAAAGGTAAGAAAAAGCTAAATTCCGTCGTCCTTTGTCACGAATCTGATGCTCTATTAGCTCATCGTTCTAGGCTTCTGGTTACCCTGCAGGTATACAGTGTATATATACCATATAACCTGTCTGAACTGGTTTTCCATATGCTTTAGGAGAAGTCCAGAGCAACTTACAATGGGCGCAGTAACGTCCTCCCTAGACACTAGCACTTCTAATAACCTGCAGTCTAAATCCAAGACTAGCCTTCACATGTTCGAAGAGATAGTTGGCCAGGAGATTCCTGCTGAAGAGACTCTTGTTCGCGAAACAGGGATCTTGTTGGCCGATAAAAAGGTTAGATACAAACTCGCTACAACTCTAAACATGAACTGATCCGGAACCTTATGACATTTTGTTTTCTGAGAACGATAGATCCGTGCATGCTATAAATTATGTTGCAAACATGCAGAAGTACTGGGTGGACAATGAGAACAAGAACTGCTTCAAGATATTCCCTATAGACCTGTCCATCACTTGGGGTGATGACACTAGATACTGGAGCTGGGAAGAAGAATGGTACAAGAAATGACAAAGaatatctatctatatatctatgTGTTTTCATATATAAAGAATAGCTATATGCATATTCAGTAGTAATTTGTG
The nucleotide sequence above comes from Miscanthus floridulus cultivar M001 chromosome 18, ASM1932011v1, whole genome shotgun sequence. Encoded proteins:
- the LOC136523456 gene encoding protein PHLOEM PROTEIN 2-LIKE A1-like gives rise to the protein MGAERRSPEQLTMGAVTSSLDTSTSNNLQSKSKTSLHMFEEIVGQEIPAEETLVRETGILLADKKKYWVDNENKNCFKIFPIDLSITWGDDTRYWSWEEECDAGTTIKVAKLLGVTWLDIFVYLEQSYLNPDVTYEVSFELKLEKGAYGWNC